The following are from one region of the Actinoplanes sp. L3-i22 genome:
- a CDS encoding sensor histidine kinase encodes MFIVDRDRVLNLWRRARNLIVLVIITVAMLQDQKPSPALVVGLVIGGLGWVVLALRILPSRQHLAAVCVTLAAGLWLTTLVGPGLAPVYVIVAIASSAAALDLITTGVVTGTGLIALIIALAGHDVAASAIALWCGVTIVVTLLVLLRRQRTAGAEQERMLADEQARAAALAERARLAREIHDVLAHSLSALSVQLETAAALLERDRTADAAVLIDRAGTLARDGLTETRRAVSALRGDPLPVPELVGELTAGYGRDLDAPATFTVDGEPRELDAETGLALFRAAQEALTNVRKHAPGSAVETRLRYEVGTVALRVRNHGPAGPPVSGLSSGYGLIGLRERAELAGGTIEVGPDNGEGGDGGEGGWLVDLRMPG; translated from the coding sequence GTGTTCATCGTCGATCGGGACCGGGTGTTGAACCTCTGGCGCCGGGCCCGCAACCTGATCGTCCTGGTCATCATCACCGTCGCGATGCTCCAGGACCAGAAACCCAGCCCCGCCCTGGTGGTGGGGCTGGTGATCGGTGGTCTCGGCTGGGTCGTGCTGGCCCTGCGGATCCTGCCGTCCCGGCAGCACCTCGCCGCGGTGTGCGTGACCCTCGCGGCCGGGTTGTGGCTGACCACGCTGGTCGGGCCGGGCCTCGCACCGGTCTACGTGATCGTCGCGATCGCCAGCAGCGCCGCCGCCCTCGACCTGATCACCACCGGGGTGGTGACCGGCACCGGCCTGATCGCCCTGATCATCGCGCTGGCCGGGCACGACGTGGCGGCGTCGGCGATCGCCCTCTGGTGCGGTGTCACGATCGTGGTCACGCTGCTCGTCCTGCTGCGCCGGCAGCGCACCGCCGGCGCCGAGCAGGAGCGGATGCTCGCCGACGAGCAGGCCCGGGCGGCGGCGCTGGCCGAGCGGGCCCGGCTGGCCCGGGAGATCCACGACGTGCTGGCGCACTCGCTGTCGGCGCTGTCGGTGCAGCTGGAGACGGCCGCGGCGCTGCTGGAGCGGGACCGGACGGCCGACGCGGCGGTGCTGATCGACCGGGCCGGGACCCTCGCGCGGGACGGCCTGACCGAGACCCGCCGGGCGGTGAGCGCGCTGCGCGGCGACCCGCTGCCGGTGCCGGAGCTGGTCGGCGAGCTGACCGCGGGCTATGGGCGCGACCTGGACGCCCCGGCCACGTTCACCGTCGACGGCGAGCCGCGGGAGCTGGACGCGGAGACCGGGCTGGCGCTGTTCCGGGCCGCGCAGGAGGCGCTGACCAATGTCCGCAAGCATGCGCCGGGCAGCGCGGTCGAAACCCGATTGCGGTACGAGGTGGGCACGGTCGCGCTGCGGGTCCGCAACCACGGGCCGGCCGGGCCACCGGTGTCCGGGCTGTCGAGTGGATATGGACTGATCGGGCTGCGGGAGCGTGCCGAATTGGCCGGCGGCACGATCGAGGTCGGCCCGGACAACGGCGAGGGCGGGGACGGGGGTGAGGGCGGCTGGCTGGTGGACCTACGAATGCCGGGATGA
- a CDS encoding cytochrome P450, protein MTQELVDLGDPAFQDDPHPAYEEWRRSGPVRRAVLPSGMQAWIVTRYEDARRALTDPRLSKRSSPAPEGQPVGGSRTAGAAPAAAMSPGIGAAISRHMLAVDPPDHTRLRRLVAAAFTARRIEALRPRVEQIAIDLLDSLAGREQADLIDEFAFPLPIQVICELLGLPPEDRDDFREWSDAVVAGSAAGPKLGPAIEAMVKYIHALLAERRKAPGDDLLSGLIQVRDAEDRLTEDELSSMVFLLLVAGHETTVNLIGNGTYLMLRDRTEWERLRADRELLPSAIEEFLRYEGPLKTSTFRIATEDVEIGGVTIPAGDPVIIGLLSANRDGDQFPSADLLRLDRVQSPAHLAFGHGIHYCLGAPLARLEAQVAFTALLDRHPGLQLAVPVGELHWRPGLLLRGLQGLPVFL, encoded by the coding sequence ATGACGCAAGAGCTCGTCGACCTGGGCGATCCGGCTTTCCAGGACGACCCGCATCCGGCGTATGAGGAATGGCGCCGCTCCGGCCCGGTCCGCCGTGCCGTGCTGCCCAGCGGCATGCAGGCCTGGATCGTCACGAGGTATGAGGACGCCAGGCGCGCGCTCACCGACCCACGCCTGTCGAAGCGGTCCTCCCCGGCACCGGAGGGCCAGCCCGTCGGCGGCTCCCGGACAGCCGGCGCGGCTCCGGCCGCGGCGATGTCCCCGGGCATCGGGGCGGCGATCTCCCGGCACATGCTGGCCGTCGACCCGCCGGACCACACCCGCCTGCGCCGCCTGGTCGCGGCCGCCTTCACCGCCCGCCGGATCGAGGCGCTGCGCCCGCGGGTCGAGCAGATCGCCATCGACCTGCTGGATTCGCTGGCCGGCCGGGAGCAGGCCGACCTGATCGACGAGTTCGCCTTCCCGCTGCCCATCCAGGTCATCTGTGAGCTGCTCGGGCTGCCGCCGGAGGATCGGGACGACTTCCGCGAGTGGTCGGACGCGGTGGTCGCCGGCTCGGCGGCCGGGCCGAAGCTGGGCCCGGCGATCGAGGCGATGGTGAAGTACATCCACGCCCTGCTCGCCGAGCGCCGCAAGGCGCCCGGTGACGACCTGCTCTCCGGCCTGATCCAGGTGCGTGACGCGGAGGACCGGCTGACCGAGGACGAGCTCTCCTCGATGGTCTTCCTGCTGCTGGTCGCCGGGCACGAGACGACCGTCAACCTGATCGGCAACGGCACCTACCTGATGCTGCGCGACCGCACCGAGTGGGAGCGGCTGCGCGCCGACCGCGAGCTGCTGCCGAGCGCCATCGAAGAATTTCTTCGGTACGAGGGTCCGCTCAAGACCTCCACGTTCCGGATCGCCACCGAGGACGTGGAGATCGGCGGCGTGACCATCCCGGCCGGCGACCCGGTGATCATCGGGCTGCTCTCGGCGAACCGGGACGGCGACCAGTTCCCGTCCGCCGACCTGCTCCGCTTGGACCGGGTGCAGAGCCCCGCGCACCTGGCCTTCGGGCACGGCATCCACTACTGCCTGGGCGCCCCGCTGGCCCGGCTGGAAGCGCAGGTCGCGTTCACCGCCCTGCTCGACCGGCATCCCGGCCTGCAGCTCGCCGTCCCGGTCGGGGAGCTGCACTGGCGGCCCGGTCTCCTGCTGCGTGGCCTGCAGGGATTGCCGGTCTTTCTGTGA
- a CDS encoding DNA repair ATPase — MTESNIDAGTYEVLRARLGAKARELAERAEALNGRRVEVFGAQQTELLGTERIRTGNNCVPADVAPAGEALLFGANAFLGMKAETSVDDVFTVVDRKFQPTQAPGLLDDPGFRRDFAELHRYYKETRLRQLRRVEGLLLAIFQTGARADDLKVLRWRVGVDGSVAYQDARGERDHVLPATHDFTWTATTREQHVLGRHPHVSIEDEVFVEAVGGTLTVKVENNTEDGEGIYSEPVDEPLQSLADAEIAYARVGPLILLRVLPYQETVQRYLVFNTRTRDVRRLDGIGQACRRLPEDQGVIFPGGYYLATGVAKTFDQDTTGLAFERVIRSVNGEDVLHVFHDAGSGRYLLLPYNVIRKEVATPIAGHGYAIFDDGTLVVLRSPDQAGTAEPTRVHAVQVWQTSYVSDAHAAAQPPGTGPLDRIGNADLVRGIADTLSVTRMVGEMSAAGPVFEAIIAACTRAFDTYHWLDDPELENLAEPLAEVRAAATQVLDEFASVQALTQQAGQALADAEAAALSLIRRAEAEAPTTTGGWVSRLAELRRERGKLAGLREMRYADVARLDEIAASLVTATDETARRAVEFLRRPDAFADYQTGVEELAIQATGIGTVAEAEPVAERITEQSDGLQVVTEVVGGLDIADATVRVSILERIGTVLGGLNRARATLDARRRELASVEGRAAFAAEFALFGQSVSAALAAADTPERCDEHLARLMAQVETLETRFGDVDDFGERLAAKRTEVYEAIAGRRQALLDERARRADRLAGSARRILDAVRRRITTLGDPDEVNTYFATDPMVAKVRTVADELRATGDTVRAEELEGQLKAARQEAGRALRDRLDLFGEGGIRLGRHTFAVNEQAIDLTLVPQDDGLAYAITGTDYRSPITDPAFALTRDFWDQPLISEDRSLYRAEHLAAAILAADPRAAAAALTDGTLRELVRRAAEERYDEGYERGVHDADATVILDALLRLHAAAGLLRYDASTRAEAQLFWAFGTTSAERELWALRASSLVRARELFGSAGSALDELRSELDTAAGFPVGEYLVEELASSPSGFAASSGARTLLDRFHRELGGARFADDLQALESDLPARRQLASAWLSAFLAAKPDAGDKSDLSESVAIELASLTRYDVSAATSEMVSGLLGVHSRVVDGRLTVRLDALLPAARNFRNIRMPAYRAYQKQRAALAAAERDRLRLDEFKPRVMTTFVRNRLLDDVYLPLIGDNLARQIGAAGDDKRTDRSGLLLLISPPGYGKTTLMEYVADRLGLVFVKVNGPALGHGVTSLDPADAPDATARQEVEKISLALEMGNNVLLYLDDIQHTNPELLQKFISLCDAQRRMEGVWNGKTRTYDLRGKRFAVCMAGNPYTESGRRFRVPDMLANRADVWNLGDVLSGREDLFELSYLENALTGNTVLAPLAARDSADLPLLLRLAEGDESARADRLSYPYSAAELDQILAVLRKMKRVQRVVLRVNQAYIASAAQADSSRTEPPFRLQGSYRNMNKLAERIVPAMNDDELEQVLDDHYLGEAQTLTGGAEANLLKLAEIRGRLDPARAQRWAEVKAGFLREQTLGGAEADPMVRAAGAVALVADRVAGVEAAIGRLTRPSPR, encoded by the coding sequence GTGACCGAATCCAACATCGACGCCGGCACCTACGAGGTGCTCCGGGCCCGGCTCGGCGCCAAGGCCCGGGAGCTCGCCGAGCGGGCCGAGGCGCTGAACGGGCGCCGGGTCGAGGTCTTCGGGGCCCAGCAGACCGAGTTGCTGGGCACCGAGCGGATCCGGACCGGCAACAACTGCGTGCCGGCCGACGTCGCGCCGGCCGGGGAGGCGCTGCTCTTCGGCGCGAACGCGTTCCTCGGGATGAAGGCCGAGACGTCAGTGGACGACGTCTTCACCGTGGTGGACCGGAAGTTCCAGCCGACGCAGGCGCCCGGGCTGCTCGACGACCCGGGCTTCCGGCGGGACTTCGCCGAGCTGCACCGGTACTACAAGGAGACCCGGCTCCGGCAGTTGCGCCGGGTCGAGGGGCTGCTGCTGGCGATCTTCCAGACCGGGGCGCGGGCCGACGACCTGAAGGTGCTGCGCTGGCGGGTCGGCGTGGACGGGTCGGTGGCGTACCAGGACGCGCGGGGCGAGCGGGACCACGTGCTCCCGGCCACGCACGACTTCACCTGGACGGCCACCACCCGCGAGCAGCACGTGCTCGGGCGGCACCCGCACGTCTCGATCGAGGACGAGGTGTTCGTCGAGGCGGTCGGCGGCACGCTCACCGTCAAGGTGGAGAACAACACCGAGGACGGCGAGGGCATCTACTCGGAGCCGGTGGACGAGCCGCTGCAGAGTCTGGCGGATGCTGAGATCGCGTACGCCAGGGTCGGGCCTTTGATCTTGTTGAGGGTTTTGCCCTACCAGGAGACCGTGCAGCGCTACCTGGTGTTCAACACGCGCACCCGGGACGTGCGGCGGCTGGACGGGATCGGGCAGGCGTGCCGGCGGCTGCCGGAGGACCAGGGCGTCATCTTCCCCGGCGGGTACTACCTGGCCACCGGCGTCGCGAAGACGTTCGACCAGGACACCACCGGGCTGGCGTTCGAGCGGGTGATCCGGTCGGTCAACGGCGAGGACGTGCTGCACGTCTTCCACGACGCCGGGTCCGGGCGGTACCTGCTGCTGCCCTACAACGTGATCCGCAAGGAGGTCGCGACGCCGATCGCGGGTCACGGCTACGCGATCTTCGACGACGGCACGCTGGTGGTGCTGCGCAGTCCCGATCAGGCCGGCACTGCCGAGCCGACTCGTGTCCACGCTGTGCAGGTGTGGCAGACGTCGTACGTCTCGGATGCGCACGCCGCCGCGCAGCCACCCGGAACCGGACCGCTCGACCGGATCGGCAATGCCGATCTGGTCCGCGGCATCGCCGACACCCTGTCGGTGACCCGGATGGTCGGCGAGATGTCGGCGGCCGGGCCGGTCTTCGAGGCGATCATCGCGGCCTGCACCCGGGCCTTCGACACCTATCACTGGCTCGACGACCCGGAGCTGGAGAACCTCGCCGAGCCGCTCGCCGAGGTACGGGCCGCGGCCACCCAGGTCCTCGACGAGTTCGCCTCGGTGCAGGCGCTGACCCAGCAGGCCGGGCAGGCCCTCGCGGACGCCGAGGCGGCCGCGCTGTCGCTGATCCGGCGGGCCGAGGCCGAGGCGCCGACGACGACCGGCGGCTGGGTGAGCCGGCTCGCCGAGCTGCGCCGGGAACGCGGCAAGCTCGCCGGGCTGCGGGAGATGCGGTACGCCGACGTCGCCCGGCTCGACGAGATCGCCGCCTCGCTGGTCACCGCGACCGACGAGACCGCCCGGCGCGCGGTCGAGTTCCTGCGCCGGCCGGACGCGTTCGCCGACTACCAGACCGGCGTCGAGGAGCTGGCGATCCAGGCCACCGGCATCGGCACGGTCGCCGAGGCGGAGCCGGTCGCCGAGCGGATCACCGAGCAGTCCGACGGGTTGCAGGTGGTCACCGAGGTGGTCGGCGGGCTCGACATCGCCGACGCGACCGTCCGGGTGTCCATTCTGGAAAGGATCGGCACGGTGCTGGGCGGGCTCAACCGGGCCCGGGCCACCCTGGACGCGCGCCGCCGCGAGCTGGCCTCGGTCGAGGGCCGGGCCGCGTTCGCCGCCGAGTTCGCGCTCTTCGGCCAGTCGGTCTCGGCCGCGCTGGCCGCCGCGGACACCCCGGAACGCTGCGACGAGCACCTGGCCCGGCTGATGGCCCAGGTGGAGACGCTGGAGACCCGGTTCGGCGACGTCGACGACTTCGGCGAGCGGCTGGCCGCCAAACGCACCGAGGTGTACGAGGCGATCGCCGGCCGCCGGCAGGCGCTGCTCGACGAGCGGGCCCGCCGCGCCGACCGGCTGGCCGGTTCGGCCCGCCGGATCCTGGACGCGGTGCGCCGGCGGATCACCACGCTCGGGGATCCGGACGAGGTCAACACGTACTTCGCCACCGACCCGATGGTCGCCAAGGTCCGGACGGTCGCCGACGAACTGCGCGCGACCGGCGACACGGTCCGCGCCGAGGAGCTGGAGGGCCAGCTCAAGGCGGCCCGCCAGGAGGCCGGGCGGGCGCTGCGCGACCGGCTCGACCTGTTCGGCGAGGGCGGGATCCGGCTCGGGCGGCACACGTTCGCGGTCAACGAGCAGGCGATCGACCTGACCCTGGTGCCGCAGGACGACGGGCTGGCCTACGCGATCACCGGAACCGACTACCGCTCGCCGATCACCGACCCGGCCTTCGCGCTGACCAGGGACTTCTGGGATCAGCCGCTGATCTCCGAGGACCGGTCGCTGTACCGCGCGGAACATCTGGCGGCGGCGATTCTCGCCGCCGACCCCCGGGCCGCGGCCGCCGCACTCACCGATGGCACGTTGCGGGAGCTGGTGCGCCGGGCCGCCGAGGAGAGGTACGACGAGGGGTACGAACGTGGGGTGCACGACGCCGACGCCACGGTGATCCTGGACGCGCTGCTGCGGTTGCACGCGGCGGCCGGGCTGCTGCGCTACGACGCGTCGACCCGGGCCGAGGCGCAGCTGTTCTGGGCGTTCGGCACCACCTCGGCCGAGCGGGAGCTCTGGGCGCTGCGGGCGTCGTCACTGGTCCGGGCGCGGGAGCTGTTCGGCTCGGCCGGTTCCGCCCTGGACGAGCTGCGGTCCGAACTGGACACCGCGGCCGGTTTCCCGGTCGGGGAGTATCTGGTCGAGGAACTGGCCTCCTCGCCTTCGGGGTTCGCGGCCAGTTCCGGGGCGCGTACTCTGCTCGATCGGTTCCATCGGGAGTTGGGTGGGGCTCGTTTCGCGGACGATCTGCAAGCGTTGGAGTCGGATCTTCCTGCTCGACGACAGTTGGCTTCCGCGTGGCTGAGCGCATTTTTGGCAGCAAAGCCCGATGCCGGTGACAAATCGGATTTGTCGGAATCAGTAGCTATTGAGCTGGCTTCGCTGACTCGGTATGACGTCTCGGCGGCTACCAGCGAGATGGTGTCGGGGCTGCTCGGGGTGCATTCGCGGGTCGTGGACGGGCGGTTGACAGTGCGGCTCGACGCGCTGCTGCCGGCCGCGCGAAATTTCCGAAATATCAGGATGCCGGCCTATCGGGCCTATCAGAAGCAACGGGCCGCCCTGGCCGCTGCCGAGCGGGATCGGCTGCGACTCGACGAGTTCAAGCCGCGGGTGATGACCACGTTCGTCCGCAACCGGCTGCTCGACGACGTCTACCTGCCGCTGATCGGCGACAACCTGGCCCGCCAGATCGGCGCGGCCGGCGACGACAAGCGGACCGACCGGTCGGGCCTGCTGCTGCTGATCTCCCCGCCCGGCTACGGCAAGACCACGCTGATGGAGTACGTCGCCGATCGCCTCGGACTGGTCTTCGTCAAGGTCAACGGGCCGGCGCTGGGACACGGCGTGACCTCGCTCGACCCGGCCGATGCCCCGGACGCCACCGCGCGGCAGGAGGTGGAGAAGATCTCGCTGGCCCTGGAGATGGGCAACAACGTGCTGCTCTACCTCGACGACATCCAGCACACCAACCCCGAGCTGCTGCAGAAGTTCATCTCGCTCTGTGACGCGCAGAGGCGCATGGAGGGTGTCTGGAACGGCAAGACGCGGACGTACGACCTGCGGGGCAAGCGGTTCGCGGTGTGTATGGCCGGGAACCCGTACACCGAGAGCGGCCGTCGTTTCCGGGTGCCGGACATGCTCGCCAACCGGGCCGACGTGTGGAACCTGGGTGACGTGCTGTCCGGGCGCGAGGACCTGTTCGAGCTGTCCTACCTGGAGAACGCGCTCACCGGGAACACCGTGCTCGCGCCGCTGGCCGCCCGGGACTCCGCCGACCTGCCGCTGCTGCTGCGGCTCGCCGAGGGCGACGAGAGCGCTCGGGCGGACCGGTTGTCGTACCCGTACTCGGCGGCCGAGCTCGACCAGATCCTGGCCGTGCTGCGCAAGATGAAGCGGGTGCAGCGGGTGGTGCTGCGGGTCAACCAGGCCTACATCGCCTCGGCGGCACAGGCCGACTCCAGCCGGACCGAGCCGCCGTTCCGGCTGCAGGGCTCCTACCGCAACATGAACAAGCTGGCCGAGCGGATCGTGCCGGCGATGAACGACGACGAGCTGGAGCAGGTGCTCGACGATCACTACCTGGGCGAGGCGCAGACCCTGACCGGCGGGGCCGAGGCCAACCTGCTCAAACTCGCCGAGATCCGCGGGCGGCTCGACCCGGCCCGGGCGCAGCGGTGGGCCGAGGTCAAGGCGGGCTTCCTGCGGGAGCAGACGCTCGGCGGGGCCGAGGCGGACCCGATGGTGCGGGCGGCCGGGGCGGTCGCCCTGGTGGCCGACCGGGTCGCCGGGGTGGAGGCGGCGATCGGCCGACTCACCCGGCCCTCGCCCCGTTAG
- a CDS encoding SPFH domain-containing protein, producing MDVVSTGFGVLIAVVVLIAIGVLFFFSRMFRKVEQGKALIVSKVRRVDVTFTGAVVLPVLHKAEIMDISVKTIEISRTGREGLICQDNIRADIRITFFVRVNKTTEDVIKVAQAIGTTRASSETTLQELFSAKFSEALKTVGKQLDFIDLYTKRNHFRDQIIEVIGTDLNGYSLEDAAIDFLEQTPVTSLDPKNILDAQGIRKITELTAIEAVRTNDFRRNEEKEITRQDVDAREAILELERRRTDAEIKQRREIETIRAREEAEIALARAEETLRSETARIKTEQQLGVQTENKSREIAVAEKNRERVIAIETERIEKDRMLEVIGRQRETELSTIAKDKEVETEKRSMAEVIRERIAVEKTVAEQEENIKRLRVVEEAERTRQAVIINAEAEAQESLVKDIKAAEASEAAAKFKARELLLLAESRQQAAELDARAKIRMAEGQQAESAAFGLADVQVRERNAEAIVKTGRAEAEVIEKTGLAEAAVERQKALVAAEAIKEKLLGEAIGLEQKAGAMATLDDVTRAHEEYRLRLEMEKEIRLAGITVHKEIAEAQAMVVAAGLEKANIDIVGGDSVFFDKLVGSITLGKSIDGFVEHSTVVQGVGARYLNGEGELAEDLHKLASAVSTADVANLSVAAAVASQLKKDQAE from the coding sequence ATGGACGTTGTCTCCACCGGTTTCGGTGTGCTTATCGCCGTTGTCGTACTGATCGCGATCGGCGTGCTGTTCTTCTTCAGCCGGATGTTCCGGAAAGTCGAACAGGGCAAGGCGTTGATCGTCTCCAAGGTGCGCCGCGTGGACGTCACCTTCACCGGCGCGGTGGTGCTGCCCGTTCTCCACAAGGCCGAAATCATGGATATCTCGGTCAAAACCATTGAGATTTCCCGTACGGGGCGGGAAGGGCTGATCTGCCAGGACAACATCCGTGCCGACATCCGGATCACGTTCTTCGTGCGGGTCAACAAGACCACCGAAGACGTGATCAAGGTGGCGCAGGCGATCGGCACCACCCGGGCCAGCAGTGAGACCACGCTGCAGGAGCTGTTCAGCGCGAAGTTCTCCGAGGCGCTCAAGACGGTCGGCAAGCAGCTCGACTTCATCGACCTCTACACCAAGCGCAACCACTTCCGGGACCAGATCATCGAGGTGATCGGCACCGACCTCAACGGGTACAGCCTGGAGGACGCGGCCATCGACTTCCTCGAGCAGACCCCGGTCACCTCGCTCGACCCGAAGAACATCCTGGACGCCCAGGGCATCCGGAAGATCACCGAGCTGACCGCGATCGAGGCGGTGCGCACCAACGACTTCCGGCGCAACGAGGAGAAGGAGATCACCCGCCAGGACGTGGACGCCCGCGAGGCGATCCTCGAGCTGGAGCGCCGGCGGACCGACGCGGAGATCAAGCAGCGCCGGGAGATCGAGACCATCCGGGCCCGCGAGGAGGCCGAGATCGCCCTGGCCCGGGCCGAGGAGACGCTCCGTTCGGAGACCGCCCGGATCAAGACCGAGCAGCAGCTCGGCGTGCAGACCGAGAACAAGAGCCGGGAGATCGCGGTCGCCGAGAAGAACCGCGAGCGGGTCATCGCGATCGAGACCGAGCGGATCGAGAAGGACCGGATGCTCGAGGTGATCGGGCGCCAGCGGGAGACCGAGCTGTCCACCATCGCGAAGGACAAGGAGGTCGAGACCGAGAAGCGGTCGATGGCCGAGGTGATCCGGGAGCGGATCGCGGTGGAGAAGACGGTCGCCGAGCAGGAGGAGAACATCAAGCGCCTCCGAGTCGTCGAGGAGGCCGAGCGGACCCGCCAGGCGGTCATCATCAACGCCGAGGCCGAGGCGCAGGAATCCCTGGTCAAGGACATCAAGGCGGCCGAGGCCTCGGAGGCCGCGGCCAAGTTCAAGGCCCGCGAGCTGCTGCTGCTGGCCGAGTCCCGGCAGCAGGCGGCCGAGCTGGACGCCCGCGCCAAGATCCGGATGGCCGAGGGCCAGCAGGCCGAGTCGGCCGCGTTCGGCCTGGCCGACGTCCAGGTCCGGGAGCGCAACGCCGAGGCGATCGTCAAGACCGGCCGCGCCGAGGCCGAGGTGATCGAGAAGACCGGCCTGGCCGAGGCCGCGGTCGAGCGGCAGAAGGCGCTGGTCGCCGCCGAGGCGATCAAGGAAAAGCTGCTCGGCGAGGCGATCGGCCTGGAGCAGAAGGCCGGCGCGATGGCCACGCTCGACGACGTCACCCGCGCGCACGAGGAGTACCGCCTGCGGCTGGAGATGGAGAAGGAGATCCGGCTGGCCGGCATCACCGTGCACAAGGAGATCGCCGAGGCGCAGGCCATGGTGGTCGCGGCCGGGCTGGAGAAGGCGAACATCGACATCGTCGGCGGGGACTCGGTCTTCTTCGACAAGCTGGTCGGCTCGATCACGCTGGGCAAGAGCATCGACGGGTTCGTCGAGCACAGCACGGTGGTCCAGGGCGTCGGCGCCCGCTACCTGAACGGCGAGGGTGAGCTGGCCGAGGACCTGCACAAGCTGGCCTCCGCGGTGTCGACCGCGGACGTGGCCAACCTGAGCGTGGCCGCGGCCGTCGCCAGCCAGCTGAAGAAGGACCAGGCTGAGTGA
- a CDS encoding helix-turn-helix transcriptional regulator produces the protein MDREQLAHFLRTRREALQPEDVGLPRGPRRRTGGLRREEVAALSGMSADYYGRIEQQRGPAPSDQMLASLARAMHLSLAERDHLFHLGGHPAPRRSLRDDHISPGMMRIVDRMMDTPAMVLSRFGETLRQTPMAVALFGDETRYTGLARATVYRWFTDPESRRVYPERDYPKHGRFFTANLRRAYTADPEGRAGEIVTALLAISPEFTAIWDEHEVGLSHVAQKTLVHPQLGELELWCQNLYDPEQEQALLVFTAAPASASYEKLQLLAAVG, from the coding sequence ATGGATCGGGAACAACTGGCCCACTTCCTCCGGACCCGGCGCGAGGCGCTGCAGCCGGAGGATGTCGGATTGCCGCGTGGCCCACGGCGGCGCACCGGCGGCCTGCGGCGGGAGGAGGTGGCGGCGCTGTCCGGCATGTCGGCCGACTACTACGGGCGCATCGAGCAGCAGCGCGGCCCGGCGCCGTCCGACCAGATGCTCGCCTCGCTGGCCCGGGCCATGCACCTGAGCCTGGCGGAGCGGGATCACCTGTTCCATCTCGGCGGACACCCGGCGCCCCGGCGCTCGCTGCGGGACGATCACATCAGCCCCGGCATGATGCGGATCGTCGACCGGATGATGGACACCCCGGCCATGGTGCTGTCCCGGTTCGGCGAGACGCTGCGCCAGACCCCGATGGCGGTGGCCCTGTTCGGCGACGAGACCCGCTACACCGGGCTGGCCCGCGCCACGGTCTACCGCTGGTTCACCGATCCGGAGAGCCGGCGCGTCTACCCGGAGCGGGACTATCCGAAGCACGGCCGGTTCTTCACGGCCAACCTGCGGCGGGCCTACACCGCGGACCCGGAGGGCCGGGCCGGCGAGATCGTGACGGCGCTGCTCGCGATCAGTCCGGAGTTCACCGCGATCTGGGACGAGCACGAGGTGGGCCTCTCCCACGTGGCGCAGAAGACGCTCGTCCACCCGCAGCTCGGCGAGCTCGAGCTGTGGTGTCAGAACCTCTACGACCCCGAGCAGGAGCAGGCCCTGCTCGTCTTCACCGCGGCGCCCGCCTCGGCGAGTTACGAGAAGCTCCAGCTGCTCGCCGCCGTCGGCTAG